In Dyadobacter sp. NIV53, a single window of DNA contains:
- a CDS encoding phosphatase PAP2 family protein, with product MKTIYTLKLTRQYSISGLAAIILLVSSCSKTVDEPTASINTPSTLDENAGTWKPYILTSSSEIAVAEPKAATSAEYADEIKKLKETMAKITPMQRDQVNYWGAGAAYRWNEIGRELAARYNTPPASDKDGKYPIPDAANPLADPKFPFANPPYTARALAYLSVAQYDALVAAWNYKFKYNRKAPSKTDASVMAILPVTELPSYPSEDAVVAEASFAILKAMFPGEVPFLEGKLAEHKNSRLLAGMNVESDITAGAELGKAVGAKVMARAKTDGMGTANNQAKTAEMIANAKVIGITEPWVSQEFPKRPPMLPTYGLVAPWNFDKPTVTALRPLPPPVLGSAEFQKDMNELLDIAKKQTREQARIASFWSDGVGSYTPPGHWHRRAAILCHDNNFSEIRTARTFALLGTAMQDAGICCWDAKYYYYYPRPNQMSSKIKTSVGLPNFPSYTSGHSMFSGAGAEVLAHIFPAEAEKLNAMAVEASVSRMYGLIHYRFDCEVGLATGHKVGEYAVARAKTDGAE from the coding sequence ACTGGACGAAAATGCCGGAACCTGGAAACCTTATATATTAACATCATCCAGCGAAATTGCGGTAGCCGAGCCAAAAGCTGCGACTTCCGCGGAATATGCTGATGAGATTAAAAAACTGAAAGAAACAATGGCCAAGATCACGCCAATGCAGCGTGATCAGGTTAATTACTGGGGTGCAGGTGCAGCCTACCGATGGAATGAAATTGGCAGGGAACTGGCAGCAAGGTATAACACGCCTCCGGCTTCAGATAAAGATGGCAAATATCCTATTCCGGATGCTGCAAATCCTTTGGCAGATCCAAAATTTCCATTTGCCAATCCACCTTATACCGCACGTGCACTGGCATACCTGAGTGTGGCTCAGTATGATGCTTTGGTAGCAGCCTGGAACTACAAGTTTAAATATAACCGGAAAGCACCGTCAAAAACAGATGCGTCTGTTATGGCCATACTACCTGTAACCGAATTGCCTTCTTATCCTTCTGAAGATGCTGTTGTGGCGGAAGCATCTTTTGCAATCCTGAAAGCAATGTTTCCGGGAGAAGTACCATTTCTTGAAGGAAAACTGGCTGAACACAAAAACAGCAGGTTATTGGCTGGTATGAATGTGGAAAGTGACATTACTGCGGGTGCAGAATTGGGAAAAGCTGTTGGGGCGAAAGTAATGGCAAGAGCAAAAACAGACGGAATGGGAACAGCTAACAACCAGGCTAAAACAGCTGAAATGATTGCGAATGCAAAAGTAATTGGTATTACAGAACCCTGGGTAAGCCAGGAATTCCCTAAACGCCCTCCAATGCTTCCTACCTATGGATTGGTTGCACCGTGGAATTTTGATAAACCAACCGTTACAGCTTTACGACCATTGCCTCCACCTGTTCTGGGAAGCGCAGAATTCCAGAAAGACATGAATGAATTGCTGGATATTGCTAAAAAGCAAACCCGTGAACAGGCGCGTATTGCCAGTTTCTGGTCAGATGGTGTAGGAAGTTATACACCTCCGGGACATTGGCACAGAAGAGCGGCAATTCTATGTCATGATAATAATTTTAGTGAAATTCGTACCGCGCGTACCTTTGCATTGCTGGGAACCGCTATGCAGGATGCAGGGATCTGTTGCTGGGATGCTAAATATTATTACTATTATCCACGACCGAACCAAATGAGCAGTAAAATCAAAACATCTGTTGGTCTGCCAAACTTCCCGTCTTATACGTCAGGACATTCCATGTTCTCCGGAGCTGGTGCAGAAGTACTGGCTCATATCTTCCCCGCAGAAGCAGAAAAGCTGAATGCAATGGCTGTTGAGGCCTCTGTATCCAGAATGTACGGACTCATCCATTATCGTTTCGATTGTGAAGTTGGACTGGCAACAGGGCATAAAGTAGGAGAATATGCTGTGGCAAGAGCTAAAACAGATGGTGCAGAATAG
- a CDS encoding DUF805 domain-containing protein, translating into MNYFIKVLKNYAVFTGRARRSEYWYFFLFYIIISIAVAFLDSMLGSKMANGSGILGSVLTIAFLIPSIAVGVRRMHDVGKSGWYIIIPIYNLILACTEGVKGSNEYGPDPKNVGLDARLEEI; encoded by the coding sequence ATGAATTATTTTATCAAGGTTTTAAAAAACTATGCAGTTTTTACCGGACGTGCCAGGCGAAGTGAATACTGGTATTTTTTCCTTTTTTACATCATTATATCAATTGCTGTTGCATTTCTTGATAGTATGCTTGGATCCAAAATGGCTAATGGTAGCGGTATACTTGGATCTGTTCTTACAATTGCATTTCTTATTCCTTCAATTGCCGTAGGTGTCAGAAGAATGCATGATGTAGGTAAAAGCGGTTGGTATATTATTATTCCAATTTATAACTTAATTCTTGCTTGCACCGAAGGGGTAAAAGGAAGCAATGAATATGGCCCGGATCCTAAGAATGTAGGGTTGGATGCCCGTTTGGAAGAGATATAA